In Plasmodium relictum strain SGS1 genome assembly, chromosome: 6, one DNA window encodes the following:
- a CDS encoding 60S ribosomal protein L30e, putative gives MAKKTKKSAGDNINSKLQLVMKSGKYQFGRKSCLKALRTGKGKLVIVSSNCPPIQRSVIEYYAMLSKCGVHDYHGDNNDLGTACGKLFRISCLVITDVGDSDIIKTNE, from the exons atggccaaaaaaacaaaaaagagTGCAGGTGATAATATAAACTCAAAATTACAACTTGTTATGAAATCAGGGAAGTATCAATTTGGAAGAAAATCTTGTTTAAAAGCTTTAAGAACAGGAAAag gaaAATTAGTAATAGTTAGTAGTAATTGTCCACCTATACAAAGAAGTGTAATTGAATACTATGCAATGCTTTCAAAATGCGGAGTTCATGATTATCATGGGGATAATAATGATTTAGGAACTGCTTGTGGAAAATTATTTAGAATTAGTTGTTTAGTTATAACAGATGTAGGTGATTCAGatataattaaaacaaatgaataa